One genomic region from Amaranthus tricolor cultivar Red isolate AtriRed21 chromosome 12, ASM2621246v1, whole genome shotgun sequence encodes:
- the LOC130828238 gene encoding 40S ribosomal protein S3a-like, which produces MAVGKNKRISKGKKGGKKKAADPFSKKEWYDIKAPSIFGVRQVGKTLITRTQGTKIASEGLKHRVVEVSLADLQNDEDQSFRKIRLRVEDVQGRNVLTNFWGMDFTTDKLRSLVRKWQTLIEAHVDVKTTDNYTLRLFCIAFTKRRPNQVKRTTYAQSSQIRQIRRKMREIMVNQASSCDLKELVAKFIPESIGKEIEKATTGIYPLQNVYIRKVKILKAPKFDLGKLMEVHGDYSEDVGVKLDRPADETMAEPETTEVVGA; this is translated from the exons ATGGCCGTCGG AAAGAACAAGAGGATTTCAAAGGGTAAGAAGGGAGGCAAGAAGAAAGC AGCGGATCCATTTTCCAAGAAGGAATGGTATGACATCAAAGCTCCATCAATCTTTGGCGTTCGCCAAGTCGGAAAAACCCTAATTACCCGTACTCAGGGTACCAAG ATTGCTTCTGAGGGTCTAAAGCACAGAGTTGTTGAGGTTTCATTGGCTGATCTTCAAAACGACGAGGATCAGTCCTTCAGGAAGATCCGTTTGAGAGTTGAGGATGTTCAGGGACGTAATGTGCTCACTAACTTTTGG GGTATGGACTTCACCACAGACAAGTTGAGGTCCCTTGTTCGTAAGTGGCAAACTTTGATTGAGGCTCATGTGGATGTGAAGACTACTGACAACTACACACTCCGTTTGTTCTGCATTGCCTTCACTAAGAGGCGCCCAAACCAGGTCAAGAGAACTACCTATGCTCAATCTAGCCAAATCCGCCAG ATTCGCCGCAAGATGCGTGAAATTATGGTCAATCAGGCTAGCTCTTGCGATCTCAAGGAGCTTGTTGCTAAGTTCATCCCGGAATCCATTGGTAAGGAGATTGAAAAGGCCACCACCGGCATTTATCCACTACAAAATGTTTACATTAGGAAGGTCAAAATCTTGAAGGCACCCAAATTTGATTTGGGGAAATTGATGGAG GTTCATGGTGACTACTCGGAGGATGTAGGCGTAAAGTTAGACAGACCAGCAGATGAAACCATGGCTGAGCCCGAGACTACAGAAGTTGTTGGTGCCTAA
- the LOC130828236 gene encoding uncharacterized protein LOC130828236 yields the protein MNFFKSVFADEDLEPDQSSPISNPQSSSEPESEPQPQSPVHEDQSTTPTWGFVGGLIKTFATKSESVLETYRRDLQEFSTGLKKETQVLKEVASSSLEVGASRAQESLESVGQAIDSLGSVVSQIIIQGKESDLDTPEFNSNANVNLNVGNSPGRKYSRFDAQLRAIQCDVNTYVEEFDDVGDFEKWKLGFNLEEKREEIDNLMKENGTMEGIYKRVVPDVVEHDVFWFRYYYRVYKLEQAESFRAKLVERANEDEDLSWDVDDEDDDNNVIDKKMVKDDDTIMDDKKMVNDDDNIVSDKKMVNDDDNVNDKKMMHDDEEDSMSPSKEITPEEPNSAGNEDLKEKGVVEKAPAPPLVEEKAPSEGSKDSDISVVSSQPSSRVEEEDLGWDEIEDLGSDDDVDEKKGKQFEGSSSSPGNRDELRKRLSVAEEDEDLSWDIEDDDEPINKR from the coding sequence ATGAACTTCTTCAAATCGGTCTTCGCAGATGAAGACCTAGAACCAGATCAATCATCTCCAATCTCAAATCCACAATCATCCTCCGAACCTGAATCCGAACCCCAACCTCAATCTCCCGTTCATGAAGATCAATCAACAACACCCACATGGGGTTTCGTCGGCGGTTTAATTAAAACTTTTGCGACCAAATCAGAATCAGTCCTCGAAACTTACCGTCGTGATTTGCAAGAATTCAGTACTGGTCTTAAAAAAGAAACCCAAGTTCTCAAAGAAGTTGCTAGTTCTTCTCTTGAAGTGGGTGCTTCTCGTGCTCAAGAATCGCTTGAATCTGTTGGTCAAGCTATTGATTCTCTTGGATCTGTTGTTTCCCAGATAATTATTCAAGGTAAAGAATCTGATCTTGATACTCCTGAGTTTAATTCGAATGCGAATGTTAATTTGAATGTTGGGAATTCGCCTGGGAGAAAGTATAGTAGATTTGATGCGCAGTTAAGAGCGATTCAATGTGATGTGAATACCTATGTCGAGGAATTTGATGATGTGGGTGATTTTGAGAAGTGgaaattagggtttaatttGGAGGAGAAGAGGGAAGAGATTGATAATTTGATGAAAGAGAATGGAACTATGGAAGGGATTTACAAAAGGGTAGTTCCAGATGTTGTTGAACATGATGTTTTTTGGTTTAGGTATTACTATAGAGTTTATAAATTGGAACAAGCTGAGAGTTTTAGAGCTAAGTTAGTTGAAAGAGCTAATGAAGATGAGGATTTGAGTTgggatgttgatgatgaagatgatgataataatgtgATTGATAAGAAGATGGTAAAAGATGATGATACTATTATGGATGACAAGAAGATGgtgaatgatgatgataatattgTGAGCGACAAGAAGATGgtgaatgatgatgataatgtaaatgataagaaaatgatgcatgatgatgaggaagattcTATGAGCCCGTCGAAGGAGATTACACCAGAAGAGCCAAATTCAGCAGGGAATGAAGATTTGAAGGAGAAGGGTGTTGTTGAGAAAGCACCTGCACCACCCTTAGTTGAAGAGAAGGCTCCTTCAGAAGGGAGTAAAGATAGTGACATTTCAGTGGTGTCGAGCCAACCATCGTCTCGTGTTGAGGAGGAAGATCTCGGTTGGGATGAAATTGAGGATCTGGGaagtgatgatgatgttgatgagaAAAAAGGGAAGCAATTTGAGGGTAGTAGTTCTAGTCCTGGCAACAGGGATGAATTGCGAAAGCGATTGAGTGTTGCAGAAGAGGATGAAGATTTGAGTTGGGatattgaagatgatgatgaaccaATCAATAAGAGATAA
- the LOC130828237 gene encoding divinyl chlorophyllide a 8-vinyl-reductase, chloroplastic: MSVSIASGIYTCNLPKPSNFRGNPENFCPIQVNPFRFTLPFHFKLSESRKCSKNKLLFPISASGITTETPQKQSFRSKNPKDINVLIVGSTGYIGRFVVKELAKRGYNVIAVAREKSGIRGKFGKEETLNQLTGANVCFSDVTNLDVLEKNLEKFGVDSIDVVISCLASRNGGIKDSWLIDYDATKNSLIAGRKLGASHFVLLSAICVQKPLLEFQRAKLKFEADLIEEAKIDDGFTYSIVRPTAFFKSLGGQVELVKDGKPYVMFGDGKLCACKPISEPDLASFIVDSILDEDKINQILPIGGPGKALTPLEQGEMLFKLAGKEPKFIKVPIEIMDFVIGVLDFLAKIFPSLEDAAEFGKIGRYYAAESMLILDPETGEYSAEQTPSYGRDTLEEFFQRVLTEGMAGQELGEQMIL; encoded by the coding sequence ATGTCAGTTTCCATAGCTTCTGGTATCTATACTTGCAACCTTCCAAAGCCGTCAAATTTTAGAGGTAACCCAGAAAATTTCTGCCCGATTCAGGTGAACCCATTTCGTTTTACTCTTCCATTTCACTTCAAATTATCAGAATCCCGTAAGTGTAGTAAGAATAAACTGCTATTTCCCATTTCTGCTTCAGGTATAACAACAGAAACTCCTCAAAAACAGTCTTTTCGAAGCAAAAATCCTAAGGATATTAATGTGTTGATTGTGGGTTCAACTGGGTATATTGGGAGATTTGTTGTAAAAGAGTTGGCAAAGAGGGGTTATAACGTTATAGCTGTTGCTAGAGAGAAAAGTGGTATTAGAGGTAAATTTGGTAAAGAAGAAACTCTTAATCAGTTAACTGGGGCTAATGTGTGTTTTTCCGATGTTACTAATTTGGATGTTTTAgagaaaaatttagaaaaatttggGGTTGATTCAATTGATGTAGTGATTTCATGTCTAGCAAGTAGAAATGGGGGTATTAAAGATTCATGGTTGATTGATTATGATGCAACTAAGAATAGTCTTATTGCTGGAAGGAAACTCGGTGCTTCTCACTTTGTTTTGCTTTCTGCCATTTGTGTGCAAAAACCCCTTTTGGAGTTTCAACGCGCCAAGTTGAAATTCGAGGCGGATTTGATCGAGGAAGCTAAGATAGATGATGGGTTTACTTACAGTATTGTGAGACCTACCGCGTTTTTCAAGAGTTTGGGAGGGCAAGTTGAGCTTGTGAAAGATGGAAAGCCTTATGTCATGTTTGGGGATGGGAAATTGTGTGCTTGTAAACCCATTAGTGAGCCTGATTTAGCTTCATTTATAGTGGACTCTATCTtggatgaagataagattaatcaGATTTTACCAATTGGAGGTCCAGGGAAAGCATTAACACCATTAGAACAAGGGGAAATGTTGTTTAAACTTGCAGGGAAGGAGCCAAAGTTCATCAAAGTTCCTATTGAGATTATGGACTTTGTTATTGGTGTTCTTGATTTCTTAGCTAAGATTTTCCCTTCTTTAGAAGATGCTGCAGAATTTGGGAAAATTGGGCGGTATTATGCTGCTGAGAGTATGCTGATTTTGGATCCTGAGACTGGAGAGTACAGTGCTGAGCAAACTCCAAGCTATGGAAGAGACACTTTGGAAGAATTCTTCCAAAGGGTTCTCACAGAAGGTATGGCCGGTCAAGAGTTGGGCGAGCAGATGATACTCTAG